The Longimicrobium sp. DNA segment CACCTCGTGGCCGAACTCGTGGCAGACGTCCACCCAGGCGTGCGCGTGGGCGTCGTTGGTGTCGATGAGCGTTCCATCCACGTCCAGCAGCACCGCGCGCGGACGGCTCATCCCTCCTCCGCGTCCAGCCGCGTCAGCCCCGTGACCGCGGGGCCGTTCAGCACCAGCTCGCCCGTGGGCGAGAAGCGCGAGCCGTGGCAGGGGCAGTCCCAGCTCTTCTCCTCGCTGTTCCAGTGCACCACGCACCCCAGGTGCGTGCAGTACGCCGAGCACTGGTGCAGCGCGCCGCTGTCGTCGCGGTACGCCGCGATCTTCTTCGCTCCGCGCTGCAGGATGGCGCCCTCGCCGGGGCGGATCTCCGCGCCGCTGGCCACCTCGCCGCCCAGCGGCAGCAGCTCGGCGAGCTTCGCCGCGACGTCCAGGTTCTCTTCCAGGAACATCTTGGCCGAGTCCAGCGAGAGCGTCTTCCGGCTGGGGTCGTACAGCTTCTCCCACGGGTTGGGCCGCCCCAGGATCAGGTCGGAGATCAGCATCCCCGCGATGGTCCCGTGCGTCATCCCCTGCCCCGAATCTCCCGTGGCCAGAAAGACGTTCTCGTGCGTGGGGTCGCGCCCGATGAAGCCCATGTAGTCCACCGGCTCCAGCACCTGCCCGGACCAGCGCAGCTCGAACGACCGCACCGGAAAGCGCTCGCGCGTCCACGCCTCCAGCCGGGCGTAGCGCTCGGCCGCGTCGTCGTGGTGGCCGGTCTTGTGGTCCTCGCCGCCCACGATGAGCCACACGGACGACGGATCGCCGTCCACGGGCTGCGTGCGGACGTAGTGATACGGGTCCAGCGTGTCCCAGAAGAGGATGCGCGGCACCGCCCCCGCCGGGATGCGCCCGGCGACGACGAAGGTGCGATAGGGCGCCTGCTTGGTGTGCATGGTCACCCGGTCGTGCACCGGCGAGTTGGTGCACATGACGACGGCCGCGGCGCTCACGCTGAAGCCGTCGCCGCTCACCTTCGGGCGCGCGCCGCTCTCCACGCCGTTCACGTGGTTGCCGGTGTGGACGCGCCCGCCGGCGGCCTGCACCGCGGTGGTCAGCCCCTCCAGGTACTTCAGGAGATGGAACTGCCCCTGGTTGGGATAGCGCAGCGCCGGGCCGCTGTCCCAGCTGTCGATGGGGATGCGGGGGACGATCTCCAGCCCCTGCGCGCCGGCGCGGGTGGCGGCGTCGCGCTCCTTCTCCAGGAACGAGACGTCGCGGTCCGGGCCCAGGAACCAGTAGCCGTCCACGCGCTCGAAGTCGCACTCGATGGCGTTCTCGCGGACGATGCGCTCGATGGTGTCGATGGCGCCCTGGTGGCTGTCGTGGGCGATGCGGGCGCCATCCTTTCCGTGCACCTTCTCCAGCACCTGGTAGTAGTCGTCCATGGCGCTGGTGAGGTGGGCGGTGGTCTGCCCGCTCTCGCCGCCGCCGACGGCGTTGTCGTCCAGCACCACGACGTTCTGCCCGGCCTTCGCCAGGTGGTAGGCCACGCTCATCCCCGCGATCCCCGCGCCGACCACCACCACGTCGGCGGTGACGTCGCCGGTCAGGCGCGGGAACTCGCGCTGCGGGTTGGTCTGCTCCCAGACGGACAGCGAACGCTCCGACGACTGCATCCCCCACCTCCCCCGTTCACGCGTGCACGATCACCACGCATCCGGACAGGGGATGCGCGTGAGGCAGAGGGGGCGTTGCAAACCCCGTACGCGGCGGAAGAGAAGTGCGGAAGTGCGGAAGTGCGGAAGTGCGGAAGTGCGGAAGTGCGGAAGTGCGGAAGTGCGTTCGGCGGGAAGTATACGTTTGTGGTCGTACAGAGTGTGCGGTAAAAAGATCACGTCAGCTACGATTCTGCCCCCGAGAGAATCACTTACACAACGGAGGGGAGATGCAGATCGGCGGTTCGAAGACCTGGTTGTCTGGCAAAGGGCGCGGGATCTTTCGCTGGCAGTCTACCGCATCACGGATGAAGGACGCTTCAGGAGCGACTTCGGTCTGAAGGACCAGATCCGTCGTGCGGCGGTTTCCGTCATGTCGAACATAGCGGAAGGGTTCGAGCGCTACAGCCGGAGCGAGTTCCGGCAGTTCCTGGGAATCGCACGCGGGTCGGCTTCAGAAGTCCGCAGCCAGCTG contains these protein-coding regions:
- a CDS encoding four helix bundle protein; protein product: MRVRQRGRCKPRTRRKRSAEVRKCGSAEVRKCGSAEVRSAGSIRLWSYRVCGKKITSATILPPRESLTQRRGDADRRFEDLVVWQRARDLSLAVYRITDEGRFRSDFGLKDQIRRAAVSVMSNIAEGFERYSRSEFRQFLGIARGSASEVRSQLHLARGLEYLNESEFQDLYGLCFEVSRLLASLRANTGSQ
- a CDS encoding FAD-dependent oxidoreductase, yielding MQSSERSLSVWEQTNPQREFPRLTGDVTADVVVVGAGIAGMSVAYHLAKAGQNVVVLDDNAVGGGESGQTTAHLTSAMDDYYQVLEKVHGKDGARIAHDSHQGAIDTIERIVRENAIECDFERVDGYWFLGPDRDVSFLEKERDAATRAGAQGLEIVPRIPIDSWDSGPALRYPNQGQFHLLKYLEGLTTAVQAAGGRVHTGNHVNGVESGARPKVSGDGFSVSAAAVVMCTNSPVHDRVTMHTKQAPYRTFVVAGRIPAGAVPRILFWDTLDPYHYVRTQPVDGDPSSVWLIVGGEDHKTGHHDDAAERYARLEAWTRERFPVRSFELRWSGQVLEPVDYMGFIGRDPTHENVFLATGDSGQGMTHGTIAGMLISDLILGRPNPWEKLYDPSRKTLSLDSAKMFLEENLDVAAKLAELLPLGGEVASGAEIRPGEGAILQRGAKKIAAYRDDSGALHQCSAYCTHLGCVVHWNSEEKSWDCPCHGSRFSPTGELVLNGPAVTGLTRLDAEEG